In a genomic window of Methylobacter sp. YRD-M1:
- the amoB gene encoding bacterial ammonia monooxygenase, subunit AmoB, with product MKLIKDKVAKLSFVALLMTVTAAMFYTPTASAHGEKSQAAFMRMRTIHWFDLNWSKEEVAVNDTMTISGKFHVFAGWPETVDKPEVSFLNIGIPGAVFIRAGSWIGGQLVPRSVTLELGETYEFKVLLKARRPGDWHVHTMMNVEGGGPIIGPGKWVTITGTMGSFTNPITTLTGETIDLENFNLGNIYFWHAFWYALGLAWLVYWARKPMFVPRNIAVEAGKADSLISATDKKVAMAFGAGTIAIVAFSMGSTNEQYPVTTPLQAGLMRGMKPIEMPAATVSVKVEDASYRVPGRAMQMTLTVTNNGDSAIRLGEFETAGVRFLDPAVSEDTTNYPDDLLAEEGLTVSDNSALAPGESRTIEVTASDAAWEVYRLADLIYDPDSRFAGLLFFYDEAGNRQLVTIDAPLIPTFI from the coding sequence ATGAAATTAATTAAAGACAAAGTTGCGAAACTATCCTTTGTCGCACTGCTGATGACTGTCACAGCAGCGATGTTCTACACACCAACTGCATCTGCTCACGGTGAAAAGTCACAGGCTGCGTTCATGCGTATGCGTACTATTCACTGGTTTGACTTGAACTGGTCAAAAGAAGAAGTAGCGGTTAACGATACAATGACAATTTCTGGTAAATTCCACGTTTTCGCTGGATGGCCTGAAACTGTTGATAAACCAGAAGTATCATTCTTGAACATTGGTATTCCAGGTGCTGTATTTATTCGTGCAGGATCATGGATCGGTGGTCAATTGGTTCCTCGTTCAGTTACTCTGGAACTGGGTGAAACCTATGAGTTTAAAGTATTGTTAAAAGCACGTCGTCCAGGTGACTGGCACGTTCACACTATGATGAACGTTGAAGGCGGTGGTCCAATCATCGGTCCAGGTAAATGGGTAACTATTACTGGTACAATGGGATCATTCACTAACCCAATCACAACTTTGACAGGCGAAACTATCGACCTGGAAAACTTCAACCTGGGTAATATCTACTTCTGGCACGCTTTCTGGTATGCTCTGGGCTTGGCTTGGTTGGTATACTGGGCTCGCAAGCCAATGTTCGTTCCACGTAACATTGCAGTTGAAGCAGGTAAAGCTGATTCTTTGATCTCTGCTACTGACAAGAAAGTTGCTATGGCTTTCGGAGCTGGTACTATCGCTATCGTTGCTTTCTCAATGGGCAGCACTAACGAACAGTATCCTGTAACTACTCCTCTGCAAGCTGGTTTGATGCGTGGCATGAAGCCAATTGAAATGCCTGCAGCTACTGTAAGCGTTAAAGTTGAAGATGCTTCTTACCGTGTACCAGGTCGTGCTATGCAAATGACACTGACTGTTACTAACAACGGTGATTCAGCTATTCGTTTAGGCGAGTTCGAAACAGCTGGCGTACGTTTCTTGGATCCAGCAGTTTCTGAAGATACAACTAACTATCCAGATGACTTGTTAGCTGAAGAAGGTCTGACTGTTAGCGATAACAGCGCACTTGCTCCAGGCGAATCAAGAACTATTGAAGTTACTGCTTCTGACGCTGCATGGGAAGTTTATCGTTTAGCTGACTTGATCTACGATCCAGACAGCCGTTTTGCTGGTTTGCTGTTCTTCTATGATGAAGCTGGCAACCGTCAATTGGTTACTATAGACGCTCCATTAATCCCAACATTCATCTAA
- a CDS encoding DUF2970 domain-containing protein — MSKPTVIQVIKSVLSAVVGVRSEKNRQKDFEQGSLSTYVIVGAIFIVLFVFGLISLVSVIVGD; from the coding sequence ATGTCAAAACCAACGGTAATCCAAGTGATTAAGAGCGTTCTATCTGCTGTCGTCGGTGTGCGAAGTGAAAAGAACAGACAAAAGGACTTTGAACAAGGTTCGCTTTCAACTTATGTTATCGTAGGGGCAATCTTCATTGTTCTTTTCGTGTTTGGTCTCATTTCACTTGTCTCTGTTATCGTTGGCGACTAA
- a CDS encoding DCC1-like thiol-disulfide oxidoreductase family protein: MYKLPSSKVLSLHSKCAPATGVGLFRIFYGLVTLQEIIFLLYFNHLIFDPIPYLDVEFPMIPFFLCLWGVIAAFIVVGYRYQFAVICNYIFWIIFVNFTPMQRDFDGGFDVFMIGAGFFLLFMPGNRAFSIDSLRYKLSTPFIHYSAYPKPTVSALAYYLPVAICLGLLYFDSAIHKMFAEHWRNGLGSWLPATQPYYVSAIDMSPLLNNELLEKTIGYTILVFQFTFIFFFSNPRLRIVYLLIGIGLHLGIALSFNIYPFGMGMLTFYTLLIPFSWWRSVGELITSKQPALTVFYDQQCPLCNRTVLTLNHFDIFKRIDFRSAQEYASAYPALASIDSKTLLTDLYALDNDNRIYSGIDTYIQIFAKMGYLLPVSLIMRLPGIYHYAARKYRTIADSRIRTTCSSECIATTKLPDDSLYHCIFEQFAARSPKLFAVRVSKILIAILFLQLNSTLHYGFIYRFKLDTTQNAISAALAQASNSLLMVSQNFLGITPHALYLHDHFAGYDHILAITYIDQNNVERWLPFVNEQGRLLAPNWGRVHSMWANIAVTPNIDNKRLHKFIMKVTAFWGQKVGLSLDETMFHIKLKKINAPSYWVYDQLHKNFSSPWSTIGTVKWSHGTINIDLPDNINEL; the protein is encoded by the coding sequence ATGTATAAATTGCCCTCATCCAAAGTTTTAAGTCTTCACTCCAAATGCGCCCCCGCTACAGGCGTTGGCTTATTCCGAATTTTTTATGGATTGGTCACTTTGCAGGAAATTATCTTCCTGCTGTATTTCAATCATTTAATTTTTGATCCAATCCCTTATCTGGATGTGGAATTTCCTATGATCCCCTTTTTCTTATGCTTATGGGGAGTTATTGCCGCTTTTATTGTAGTCGGGTATCGCTATCAATTTGCGGTCATTTGCAATTACATTTTCTGGATCATTTTCGTTAATTTTACGCCCATGCAGAGGGACTTTGATGGCGGCTTTGACGTATTTATGATAGGAGCAGGGTTTTTCCTGCTTTTTATGCCAGGCAACCGTGCTTTTTCCATTGACAGCCTCAGATACAAGCTCAGCACTCCTTTTATTCATTACAGCGCCTATCCCAAGCCAACTGTTTCAGCGCTTGCATATTATCTGCCTGTCGCTATTTGTCTAGGTCTTCTTTACTTCGATTCCGCTATCCATAAAATGTTTGCGGAACACTGGCGCAACGGTCTCGGTTCCTGGTTACCGGCTACTCAACCTTATTATGTTTCTGCAATCGACATGTCTCCTTTGCTGAACAATGAACTTCTCGAAAAAACCATTGGCTATACTATTTTAGTCTTTCAGTTTACTTTTATATTTTTCTTCTCCAATCCTCGTTTACGTATAGTTTACCTTCTCATCGGGATTGGACTTCACTTAGGCATTGCGCTGTCTTTCAATATTTATCCTTTTGGCATGGGCATGCTTACGTTTTATACGCTGCTCATCCCATTCAGCTGGTGGCGATCTGTTGGCGAACTGATTACTTCGAAGCAACCGGCACTTACCGTATTTTATGATCAACAATGCCCTCTTTGTAATCGAACCGTCCTCACTCTCAACCATTTTGACATCTTCAAACGCATCGATTTTAGATCAGCGCAAGAATACGCTTCCGCATATCCTGCTCTTGCATCAATAGATAGCAAGACCTTACTCACCGATTTATATGCGCTGGATAATGACAACCGCATCTATTCCGGCATCGATACTTACATTCAAATTTTTGCCAAGATGGGTTATTTACTACCAGTCAGCCTGATTATGCGCTTGCCTGGCATTTATCATTATGCTGCGCGTAAATACCGGACAATTGCAGATTCTCGCATCCGCACTACCTGTTCATCTGAATGCATTGCCACCACAAAATTGCCTGATGATAGTCTTTATCATTGCATCTTTGAACAATTCGCCGCTCGCTCTCCTAAACTTTTTGCTGTGCGGGTTTCAAAAATCCTCATTGCCATATTATTTCTGCAATTAAACAGCACCCTACATTACGGTTTCATCTATAGATTCAAACTGGATACAACACAAAATGCAATCAGCGCCGCTCTTGCTCAGGCTAGCAATTCCCTCCTTATGGTCTCTCAGAACTTCTTAGGCATTACGCCTCACGCTCTATATCTGCACGATCATTTTGCCGGCTATGACCATATTTTAGCCATTACGTATATCGATCAGAATAATGTTGAACGCTGGCTGCCATTTGTTAACGAACAAGGCCGATTATTGGCTCCAAACTGGGGTAGAGTTCATTCCATGTGGGCTAATATTGCTGTTACGCCCAATATCGATAACAAGCGTCTGCATAAGTTTATTATGAAAGTCACCGCTTTTTGGGGACAAAAAGTTGGCTTAAGTCTCGACGAAACCATGTTTCATATAAAACTCAAGAAAATCAACGCCCCTTCTTATTGGGTTTACGATCAATTACATAAGAATTTTTCCTCGCCCTGGAGCACTATCGGTACCGTTAAATGGAGCCACGGAACAATCAACATTGATCTACCTGATAACATCAATGAGCTTTAA
- the amoA gene encoding bacterial ammonia monooxygenase, subunit AmoA has product MSASQSAVRSRAEAVKASRTLDYMILFTAFFVILGGYHIHYMLTGGDWDFWTDWKDRRLWVTVAPIVSITFPAAVQACLWFRYRLPFGAVVCVLGLLLGEWVNRYLNFWGWTYFPVNFCFPSNLMPGAIVLDVILMLSNSMTLTAVVGGMAWGLLFYPGNWPIIAPLHIPVEYNGMMFTLADLQGYHYVRTGTPEYIRMVEKGTLRTFGKDVAPVSAFFSAFVSILIYFLWHFFGKWFAKPDFVQSA; this is encoded by the coding sequence ATGAGCGCATCTCAATCAGCTGTTCGTTCGCGTGCAGAAGCGGTAAAAGCTTCACGTACGTTAGACTATATGATTCTCTTCACAGCGTTTTTCGTTATTCTGGGTGGTTATCACATTCACTACATGTTGACCGGTGGTGACTGGGATTTCTGGACTGACTGGAAAGACAGACGTCTGTGGGTGACTGTTGCACCTATCGTTTCAATCACTTTCCCTGCTGCTGTTCAAGCATGCTTGTGGTTCCGTTATAGACTGCCTTTCGGCGCTGTTGTTTGCGTACTGGGTCTGCTGTTAGGTGAATGGGTTAACAGATACCTGAACTTCTGGGGCTGGACATACTTCCCAGTTAACTTCTGCTTCCCTTCAAACCTGATGCCAGGCGCTATCGTTCTTGATGTTATCCTGATGTTGTCTAACAGCATGACATTGACAGCGGTTGTTGGTGGTATGGCATGGGGTCTGTTGTTCTATCCTGGCAACTGGCCAATCATTGCTCCATTGCACATTCCTGTTGAATACAATGGCATGATGTTCACTCTGGCTGACTTACAAGGTTACCACTACGTAAGAACTGGTACTCCTGAGTACATCAGAATGGTTGAAAAAGGTACACTAAGAACTTTCGGTAAAGACGTTGCTCCAGTATCAGCATTCTTCTCTGCTTTCGTGAGTATCTTAATTTACTTCCTGTGGCATTTCTTCGGTAAATGGTTCGCAAAACCTGACTTCGTTCAGTCTGCATAA